Part of the Antechinus flavipes isolate AdamAnt ecotype Samford, QLD, Australia unplaced genomic scaffold, AdamAnt_v2 unplaced_scaffold213, whole genome shotgun sequence genome is shown below.
CTTCGAACCAGAgcttcttgtctttttctttgaatttcttctggggaatactttctatttttttcttcttcctctgcaaattaaaaagacttattttaagtttttaattagGAAAGTGTcctttcaaatattattattctgtactCAAATCTACCATACTAGCTTATCTAACAAAGGTAAAtagtttgaggaaaaaaagaaaagcaatgaaaaaatagCTTTTGTATTGCTATGGGGGTCATCTATATCACCAAATTCAAACAACATTTGACTACCTACCAATTGTGGTCAACTCCATCTATTTCTGGTACTACAATATAAAACAATCTAAACTAGTACTCAAAAGATGAATATTCAGCTTTAACATTAAGCACttatacattgtacacaaaacACTAAACTAggtactgaaattaaaaaaaaaaaaatgagtccaaGTATTTTACAAAAGTCCTGATATTCTCATGTTCAGTGATATTACTTTTACAACTTTTTTCTCCATCAGACTTTCAAATTTAAGCATTCATTTGCTGCTCAGGAAAGAATTGTTTAGAGTGATTTTTAAGATTAGTTAACTTGATAACTAATCAACTAAAagattttatagcatttttttctattttaaaatttttaaatttttaaaattaattttttggtgCCTTTTATCTTTACACCACATCTTTGTATCACATAGGTAAAGTTTATAAAACTTTACATCACtatctcttttcatcatttcGGAAGAGGGACAACccttgttttaatatttaaaggaTATAATGGAtacaatagcattttaaaattaatgccagaaagtataatttaaaaaacctaaaGCTCTTAAAGCAAAACTTAAAACATGTTTTTTAACCAGGTTAAAATATGAATGTATTCATATAAAACATACTATACTTAAAATATATCACGCAATACCCATGTCTTCAAATAAAgcatctaagaaagaaaaaaacccctcCCATTTATTAACAGTCAGCCCTTGTAAGGAGTCAAAGACCTTGATGCCAAGTATTGTATTCTGGAAGTTTACCACAATAACATAAAAgtactgttattttattttgagctGGACAGCTTAGAACAATATAAATTGGTAGAAATTTAAGTTTTCTATagaagcaaaaaatttaaattagtaaaaatattttagtttaagTATTCCTTTTTGATGAAAGACTATTATCCCCAATATATTCTGTGAAATGCACAACAGTGTAACTACTGAGTAAAGCTGTCTGCTTCATATATCTTAGCTTTATAGAACAGTAAGCAAAAATCCCTAATATTATCagcaagaaaatttaatttatactaaCATCTGGGCAATGACATCAAAATTCAATGCAAATTGGACCAGTCTTTGGTAGATAGTTTTGACAACCAGGACTAGGCCTTACCTATCATATCTATATCCTTCATTGTCAAAATTTtgcacccccccccaaaaagatTAGCATGATCATCATAATTAGAATGACTCAATGTCAATTAACaatcacaaaaagaatttttaagaaaaacagaattttaaaaaaaatgaccgTTAACTTTAATCATTCATATTTGTAGTATTAACAGGGGTGGTTGATTAATCCAAAATtgcaaacaattcaataaattattaaCATCTGATTTTGGAACTAATTTCCAACAAAAGTTCaagacaaattttttttagtagttCCATGCAATCccattttagctttatttttaattttaagttcctATGATGTATTATCAGGAAAGTGCATCATCTCAAAGTTTACTGCAAAGCACTACAGACATGCCTTTAAACTCTAATAATGCAAGAGTAATTTCAAATCAGCAGTTCTTTTTGAACAGTATAtcaagaggaaattgaggcttcaGAGATTGTTCTAGACAACATAGTTAATAAGTGGTAGATCTAAAACTGAAATGCAGACTCTCAACTtcaattttaatgtttttctcaTGGTACCATGTCCTAAGTAGGTAAATCCCAGTGACTTCCTGAGGTAcaaagaggttaattgacttccctaaagtcacagagctagtgatGGGAATCTGAATgaaagttttaaagaagaaaatttcctaATACAATTTGTTTTTGTAGAAAACATGCTTTCTCTCTGCTACATAGAATTAATTATAACTAGATGActgaattataattaaaaatctcTCATATCTTCACCTCTATTCCTGGCAAAGGTGTGACACAGATACAATATAAGACAAaattcttaatataattttttgtacATACCTTTTGTAGGTAGTTCACAGGATTCAGAAAACTGTCTCTTCAAAAGTTGTTTTGGCATAGTCTCCCCAAATAAAGAATTTACAAACTgagttttgcttttctctgaatgCTGTAAAATTTTGGTGTCAGATATGCTTCTTGATGCTATACTACTGTGACTAAGATGAGGAAAAGTCTGAGGATTTTTAATCTTTGTGAAAGAGTAACCAGAGGGGGTTGGAATTGATGTTTTGTTAACATGAGTCTCAGTTGTCACTGTACTATGAGAAAGAATCTGATTGTGTAAATTTCTTGAAGAAGCAATATCTGTATATTTGTGGTCTGAACTAACTGCCAAACTTAAATTTCCTGTAAGAATTGAGGACTTGTTCACCCCTACTCCTACCTTAGAATTATTCCAAGAAACATGTTGATTATGGTTCTGATAATTTGGGTACTGATAGTCTTTACTCAGATTTTTAGTATCTGTAGAATTTGCAGAACTTCtgtaatttttaccttctttacATGTTAACTTGCCTGTTTCTACAACTTCTTTCACTGATGTTCCATGTGCAGAAAAATCACCTCTATTCAAATGTTTAGATTGCAGCAAATGGTATTCTTTTCCAGATGTAACTATATTATTAGTTTCCATGCCCAAATAGGAATTATAATTGaccttttgctgattttcagATCCTTGGTTGTCTTTTTCCAAGTCTTGTTGCT
Proteins encoded:
- the LOC127543325 gene encoding ewing's tumor-associated antigen 1 homolog, coding for MELIPTENEVKYEKNFSKTSFPTKIPSYPELSVASNIQKTKEVIYPKCGSNVQVFAKESILGRRHTNFQSQTRGDSENPPNCYQSFNVPTKTNPNNSLRISNETNFCNLNKKDASKQCSLFDDWNDPKLASEVIEACHELEKSWNADDDDDDLLYQACDHVEKLTQQQDLEKDNQGSENQQKVNYNSYLGMETNNIVTSGKEYHLLQSKHLNRGDFSAHGTSVKEVVETGKLTCKEGKNYRSSANSTDTKNLSKDYQYPNYQNHNQHVSWNNSKVGVGVNKSSILTGNLSLAVSSDHKYTDIASSRNLHNQILSHSTVTTETHVNKTSIPTPSGYSFTKIKNPQTFPHLSHSSIASRSISDTKILQHSEKSKTQFVNSLFGETMPKQLLKRQFSESCELPTKEEEEKNRKYSPEEIQRKRQEALVRRMSKTRTSFINTAHT